Part of the Caulifigura coniformis genome, GGAACGGCCGTGAAGATGACGAAGCCGGAGTCGCTGCCGGTCAACGTGAAGTGCGACATCCATCCCTGGATGCAGTCGTACTGGGTCGTTACCGATCATCCTTATGCGGCCGTGACCGATAAGGACGGCAAGTTCAAGATCGAAGGCCTTCCGGTCGGCGAGCACAGCTTTACGGTGTGGCAGGAATCGGCTGGCTACGTCGAGCGGTCTTTCAAGGTCACTGTGAAAGCCGGCGAGCAGACCCTGCCCCCGGTCAAAGTGCCGGCATCGAAGTTCAAAAAGAAGTGAGCCGCGAAGATCTGTCATCGCTGATCGACCCGCCCGCGACCTGTGGGCGGGTCTTTTTGTGCCCGGAGGGGCCCGATTCATGCGGAACTCCATTGGCGTCGCACTGCAGTTCCTGGCGCTCATTTTCCTCCCGCTGCTCATCATCTGGCAGCTGAATTTCGGCTTCCGCCTGCTGTGGATGCCCGGGCTCACGCTCGTCGGCATGCTCGTTTTCTGGATCGGGCACGCCCTCCGGGAGAAGGCATGAGCGCCTGCTCGCGCAGATCGTTCCTGCTCGGCATGGCTCTGGCGGCCGGAGCAGGGCGATCATCGCGTGCGGCCATACTGCGCCCCGGCCCGCTTCTCTGGTCGCGCAAGGTGGCCATGGGCGAAGGGGATTGGCCCAGCCGGGAAGTCGTCCCTGCGGCCGACTCGAAGCAGCTCTACATCCCGCTCATCGATCGTGTTCTGGCCATTGATCTGCAGACCGGCGAGCCCGCCTGGCCGACGTTGCGGGAGAAAGACGACGGGGCCATCTATCGGGGACCGGCGTCCTCACAAGGACTGCCGTCTCGTGCGGTCACTTCGGCCATCGTCCGTGATGGACGTCTCCTGACGCTGACGGGCGCCATCTCCGACGCGCCTGCCTCCGTCCGCGATTTCACCCATTTCCCGACGTTATCCGCCTTTGATGTCGGCGGAAGCGAAGGGAAGCTGCTCTGGACCCAGGGGCTTGAGGGAACGCTCGCCGCGTCGGGCTGGCGAGCGGCTGCATTGCCCGCCCTCGTCGGCGATTCCGTCTGGCTGCCAGTAGTGAACCAGCAGCGCTCGATGCGGCCTGGCCTGGCGGAACTCGATCCGTCGAATGGCAGTCTGAGGGCGACGGTTCTCATGCCTGTGTCTCCGGACGGGACTGCGAACTGGGCGGGGAATGCTCCTGTGAGCGTCGGCGGACGCCTGTTCTGCAGGCGGATCGATGGAACCGTCGTTGCAGTTTCGCTGGCCGATCGTCGAGTCGAGTGGAGGACCGAGCCGCGAGCAGCACGGCAGACACTGAAGCACGCGGGGATCGTCCCGGGCGCGGGAATGGTCCACGTGGCGACACCTGACGGGCGGATCGAGGCGATCGACACGGATGATGGCCAGGTCCGCTGGACCTTCGACCTGGAGGAAGAAAATCCCCAGGTGTGCGGCCTTTCAGGCGACCAGTTGATCTGCGCCGGTCGCCGGATCTGGGCTCTCGATGCCGCAACGGGGGCTCCGCGAGGGCGCTGGGGCTTTGTTGATACGCCTCCGCTTGGGAGTGTCGCCATCGAGGGCCGCGCGGTCGCATGGTCGACTGAGCGCGAGCTGGTCGCATTGGACAGTTCGAACGGAGCAGTCGTCGGCCGTGATGAACTGGCCCAGTCCTGGAACCTGACCGGAGGCGATACCTGGAGCATGGGCGGTCGACTGGTGCTCGTGGGAGGAAATCGCATCAGCGTGTTCCGGGCGGACCGCGAATGAAACGGGGAACTCAACGAGCGCATCGAGGGAGAGGACTCAGCCCCGCCTCCCGGTCACTGTTTCAGTCCGTTCGAGCAGCTGTTCGAACACGAGCAGGCCAGGATAGAAATTCGGCTCCGTCGTTCGGACCTTGAAGAGGGGACGGTCACGATCCATCGTCCAGACGTAGAACCAGCCTTCTGAGATGTCGTAGCCGCGGATGCTGTCGATGTCCGCCGAGGCAGGCCTGGGCTTCCATCGCAGGAACCGACGCGGCTGGCAGTGCAGGGCCCCTCCCTGAATCGTGAGTTCACGCGTCCAGACGAGTTCACCCGAAGACACCAGGCGAGCCGCCATCGCCGCGGCGATTTCCTCCGAAACGAAATCACGCACCTGGGCGATTTCATCGGTCTCATAGGCGCTGCGTTCGGTGTGCAGAATGCCCTGTTTCGGCTGTCTGTCGCTGGCGAACACCATTGTGAACAGCGTCCCCAGATACCGCCCCTTGGAATACTGGCGGCGCGCGTCAAACACGAATTGATCGATCTCGCTGAATCGCAGGGCCCTGTCGCCCGTGAGGCTCCGCTGGCTGATTCCGGTCTCATGAAGTCGGAACGCGCACTGCCACAGCCTCCGGGCGGTCGAGCCGAGCATGATTGCTCCCATCCCGGTCCCGGCGCCGAGAATCGCAAGCGGAGTCAACCGCAGCAGAACCGCGCCAAACACCGCCAGCATCGCCACCACTGTCGACATTCCGCAAAGCATCGTCGCCATGATCGCGGCAGAGCGAGGTCGCGATTCATGCAGGATGCGGCCGAGCCCTTCGGCCGGAGCAACGCCCGGGTCTCCCGGTGCGCCGACGGTCGAATGCAGCATCCGGCCCACGAGCCACACATCCTGTCCGGACTGCGGCAGCCGCACTGCCGGCAGTGGGTCGGAAGCCACCCAGATGCGAAGCTCGACGATGTCGTTGTCGACTGCCGACATTCCGGTGACGCGGGTGGAGCTCCGTTTTCCAGACGAAACCGTCACGACCGCTCCGTCCTGCCACGACCAGGCGGGCCTCTCAAGAGTCCCTTCGCGTCTCAGCTCCTCAAGCGCCTTTTTCTCGAGTCGCTGCTGCAACCGCTCAACCAGGGGAGCCAGCGGTGAGGGCTCTCCCAGCATTCCGCGTGCTTCAAAGGCGAGAACGCGCGGTTCCCCGGGCGACCTCCACACCCACAGGCGGTGCGCCTCGGCGACAATCCGGCCAACTGCGTGACGGTACTCCCTCGTCACCGCCAGCGCTTCCACCTCCGTATCGAGGATCTCCAGCGCGGTTCCGCGACCGGTCACCTGCAGTGAATCTCCCGACCAGGTCAGCCATCGGCGGCGCCAGATCTGGATCACAAAACCGACGACGCCACCGGCGGCCGCGAGCAGGGAAACGGCCGAGAAGCCGAACCGGAGAGGATGCCTGAGGAAAACGGCCGTCGTGGCAACGGCGCCGAAGATGACCGCGAGGCCCACCGCCGCCCAGCACCACCAGGCGTCCAGATGGCCGGAAACAAGCAGCGGCGCTGGCGTCGAATCCCGGTCGCCGCCGACGTCGGAGTACAGCTCGTCGGTCGACGAAGTCCGCATGCCGCACAACTTCTTCTTGTGACAGGTTCAAGGCTTACGATAACTTCTCGCGGCGTCCGGCGTCGATCCGTCGGCCGCCATTGGTTGATGGATGCCCGCCGTTCCCGTTGGAAACTCTCGGACGCCATCGTCGTCATTCCGCTCGTTCATGAACCACCCCCCCTTCAACTCGCCCGAACGAAGCCCCGGGATCACGCGCCGCAGCCTGCTGGCGGCGACCGGCGCACTCTTTGTTGGAGTGAGGGGGGCGCACACGCAGGCCAATGAGCGTCCGCGCGCGTTCTCTCCCGACCCCGTCCTGCTCGAGTGGTCGACGTCCGTCCGCGGAGCATCCACGCGTCACACCCGGCTCAGGATCTACTCCAGCGGACTCCTGGAAAGCTGGCCGGTCGGACGTGGAAACTGCCAGCGTGAACACCGCACTCCTGAGGAAGCCCGCAGGCTCTCGGCGAGCCTCGCAGCGGCGATCCGCGATGCCAGCCTGACTTCGGAGGCCATCGACAGCGACCTGCGCGAACAATCCCGTCGGACAGGCCTCTCATTCCTGATTCAGGATGCAGATGACAGCGTTCTCCAGGTCCTCGACGAAACAACGCGCCTGGAAATCCGCTGTCCGGCCCCGCCTCTCCTGGCGGAGCGTTTCCCCGAGGCGGGCAAGCTACAGGAGTTTGTTCGCCTGGAACGGCAACTCTGTAACCTGAGCTGCATCGTTCTTTGCGGCGGGCAGGATGCCGCGGAACTGATCTGCCGGCAGGCGAACGACGGGCTCAAGTCGGAACATCCGCACGCGACGCCCTGGACCACCGGCGACCTCATGATGGTCCGGTCGTCCCTCGATGGAGGCCGGTTCGTGCAGTTCCGGCGTGAGCACGATGCGGCCGAACAGTGGACGACGTGTGTCATGGAGTCTCCGGGACGCGCTCCGCGGGTCACTGTGATTCCACCCGCGAGCCTGGCGCGATGAGCCCGCCGGTGCGGAACGAGCTTCCACCGGGACATCGTCGGAACGCTGTCTGGCGGTCGATCCAGTTTGTTCTTCAGAACGTGTTCACGATCTGGCTGCAGTATCGTGTCCGCGGGCTGAACAACCTCCCGGAAGGCGCCGCCCTGCTCGTCGCCAACCACCAGAGCTTTCTCGATCCGTTGCTCGTTGGCCTGTCGTTGCACCGGCCCGTGAGTTACCTCGCGAGGGATTCGCTCTTCAAGGTTCCAGTCATCGGCTGGATCCTGCGGAAGACCTACGTCCTGCCGATCCGCCGCGACGCCGCCGGGACAGAAAGCCTGCGGATTTCCCTGAGACGCCTCGAAGAGGGGTTTCTGGTCGGCGTGTTTCCCGAAGGAACCCGCACGCGGGACGGCCATCTGGGACCGCTCAAGCCAGGCTTTGTCGCTCTCGTCCGGCGATCCCGGGTTCCGCTCGTGCCCGTCGCGATTTCCGGCGCTTATGAGGCGCTCCCTCGGGGAGCGTTCTTCCTCCGCCCGCGAGCGGTCCGTGTGGTTTTCGGAAAGCCGATCAGCCCGGATGAACTCGAGGCCTTCCAGGGACGCGGCTCAGAAGTCGCACTGGTCCGGCTGGTGACCGATCGCCTGAATGAAGCCCTGAACGAAGCAGATGCGTGGCGAAAAATGTGAAATCCGTGGACGATGCCAGAGAGATCGTCCACGGCACGTTGATGCGGAAGCCCGACGACTACGGAGTCATCGAGGGAATCTGCTCGTTCAGCTCGCGCTGTCCGGCCTTGTAGTCCTCGATCGCCTGTCGGGCGAGTGGCAGCTGCGTTTCCGGACCTGACGGGAAGTACTGCACGTCGTCGCGCAGGTAATAGGCCGACGGCAGGGTCTGCCCGCCGATCGTCGTCTGGCATCCGCTGAACAGACAGGTCGCCAGGCAGTTCAAAGCCAGCCCGATCATAAGATGTGATCGCGAGAGCATCATGGCGAACGGTCTTTCCCGGAAATCGAGTCTCGAAGGAGGGGATTCGGCCCGAACGGTCTCGGACTCCCTCAGACTGCAATGACAGTCCGAACTCTTTATCGGCCTGTCTCTCGCGGAAAATTGAGGATCTTCGGAAGAATCGACACATCCGGGCGCTCAGGGGCTACGGAACCGGTGCTCCTCTCGAGTGTGAATTTCGGTGTATCTGACTGCTGGTGAACAGGTTGCGGAATTCTATGGCCTGGAAGGGCCGCTCGCCCCCGCCAGGGCCTCGCTCCTGGCATTCTGGCTCGTTGGCTTTTGATGTTTTCAGCGTCAAGATGGGGTCGCTCCCGGCGAAGTACAGTGGTTCCGAGCTTTCGACACTGTCGCCGCCCGTCTGGCCCTCCTGGATCCGCCCGATTCGGTGAACGAAAACCTTCACGATTTCTTCTGCGCCGGCTGCAACGAGCGCTTCCTGCGGCGGGTCGACGATCCGTATTGCCCCCGGTGCGGAATGCTGGCCGCGACTGAGCAACTTCTCGATCCTTCGCAGCCGACGCTCCTGTGGCGCAGCAGCGGCGACTGGGCTGCCGAACGCGACCGGGAAGAACGCGCCGAAGACCTCCACCAACTCGTGGGCACGCGGGTTCATATTTACGACTGCGACCAGTTCCTGGGCCGCGGGGGAATGGGCTGGGTTTTCCTCGCCCGCCACGGGGTGCTCCACCGTCCCTGCGCCCTCAAGATTCTCTCACCCCACCTCGCCGAACGCGATCCGGAATACGTCGAGCGATTCCGGCACGAAGGCCGTGCGACGGCCGCCCTGAACCATCCCAACATCGTGACGGCGCACGCGATCGGCGAGTTCGAAGACCTGCAGTTCCTGGAAATGGAATTCGTGGCCGGACGCTCGCTCCAGCACATGCTCAACGAGCACCCTCTCAGTCCGCAGCGCGCCACGAGCATGGCGGTCGGGATCGCCGCGGGTCTTTCCGAGGCCCACCGCGCCGGGCTGATTCATCGCGATCTCAAGCCGGACAACGTTCTGATCACACATCGCGGAACCCCGAAGATCAGTGATTTCGGATTGGCCAAGCGGATTTCCGGCGGACCGGGTGAATCGGCCTACACCCTGGCGGGGACGCCGCACTTCATGGCCCCCGAACTGTTTCACGGCGAGCCCGCATCGCGCAGCAGCGACGTCTATGCACTCGGCGTCGTCTACTTCCAGATGCTCACGGGCCGGCTTCCGTTCGCCCGCGATTCCATGAACGAACTGATGGACGCCGTCGTCCACGAGAAGGTCCCGGACGTCAGGAGACTGCGGCCCGAAGTCCCCCTCGAGATGGCGGAATGCCTGAACCTGATGCTCGACAAGAGCCCGGAGAACCGGCCCGCCGACGGGAACGGGGCACTGCTGCTCCTCGAGGCCGTGCAGGGGCATCTGCGGGATCTCGATACGCTCCTGCACGACGCGCTCGATCGCGAGCCCGGCGTCACCTGGAAACGCCGAAACGGTCACTACGAGGTTCGCGTCCTGCTGGACGACGGGCGCGGGCAGGTCGTTACCCTGCAGAACGACACCGACACGCTCGATGGCGAGATCGTGATCTTCAGCGTCTGCTGCCCCTCTCGGGCGGACTATTACGAGCAGGCCCTCAGGCTCAATTCCACGATCGGCCATGGAGCGCTTTCGATCCGCGATATCGACGGCGTCCCCCATTTCGTGATGGTCAATACCTATCCACGGGCGACCATCGATCCGGAAGAAATCCGACGAACGGTCCGCGACGTCGCGGCCCACGCCGACGCTGTCGAACACCTGCTGACCGGCGCCGACCGCAACTGAGTCTCCGCCGATCGCTGCCGGCCGCCCCTGCAATCGGGCTGTTCAGTTTTCTGAACTTCGCGACCTCGCGTTGACAGTGATGCTCAAGGCTCTTTACGTTGGGGGAGTCAGGTCCATCGGCCGCCACACACGGTCCTGTGAGCTTGCGGAAGGTTGCAGCCCTCCGCGAACGGACGATGGGGACAGACATGCGTGCTTTGAAAGCGTTGTGGTTTGACGATTCCGGCTTTGTGCTGTCGGCGGAAGCCGTCGCCGTCGGAACTCTGGGCGTCGTCGGCGCCGCTGTGGGAGCGGGGGCTGTGGCGCGGTCCGTCAATTCCGAACTGGAAGAGATGGCCTTCGCGCTGCGGAGTCTCGATCAGAGCTACAGCATCCCCGAACAGCGGATCGGCCAGGCGTTTGTCGCCGGATCGTCTTTCACCCAGAAGCCTGTCGCAGAGGCCCACGACGAGCTTCGCCAGCAGATCCAGCGCGACCGCGAGGCCGAAGAAAAGGCCCGCCTGAAATCGGAAGAACCGGAAAAGAAACCGCGCCCCGGCGAAACGCCCCGGAAGAAGAAAAAGAAGGCCCGGCAGAACGGCGAGAATGGCGACGAGTTCGAGCCGGCCGAGTACGTCCCGCCGACGATCTGACGGCCGCAGCCTCGCGTTGGCGTCCTTCCCCGTTCGAACTCCTCGAACTCCCCGGATGTCCGGGGAGCGCGAGGCACGATCGGGCGCTGGCCGGCTATGGACTTCTTATTTCGAGTCGGACGAGTCCTTCTTCGGGATTCGATCCGCCGGAACCTTCTGGAGCAGCGACTTCACCAGTTTCTCTTCCTGTTTCGGCTTCTCGAATTCGATCTCCAGCGCTTTGATCCACGCCTTGATCGCCTCCTCTTTGTCGCCGAGTTTGTCGTAGACGTCGCCCAGGTGGTCCCAGATGGTAGCGTCCTGCCGCTTCGGATCTTTCACCGCTTTGAGCAGGCTCTCCTTCGCTTCGCTGAACTGTCCAAGGCGATATTGCACCCACCCCATGCTGTCGAGATAAGCGGCGTTCTCAGGCTCGGCGGCCAGCGCCTTCTCGATCATGATCTTGGCGCGCGGCAGGTTCTTCCCTCGATCGGCCCAGAGATATCCAAGGTCGTTGTTCGCCTGCGTGTTTTCCGGCTCCTTCGCAAGAAGCTCTTCGAGGATGCTCTCCCCTTTGTCGAAATTCTCGAGGTGAACATAGATCGCGGAGAGTGAGAATCGCCAGGTATTCAGCATCTCCTGCTTCGCATTGAGCGACGGGCCCGCCTGAATCAGGGCCTCGTAGGCGGCGATCGCTTTTTCCCACTGCTGTGAGTGGTAGTAGATCCACGCTTCCCGGCTGATCAGCGGCAGGGCGCGAGGATAATCCTGCTTGGCCTGCGTCACGACTTCCAGTGCCTTGTCGGTCTGCCCATCCATCTCGAGAGCGGCAATCTGCAGATCGAGAAAATAGGGCCGTTCATCGTCCAGTGAAGGATGCTGGACAGCCTCCGTCAGGATCTCGATCGCCGGCTTGAACTTGTCAGTCTGGATCAGGTGGAGGGCGATGTCGACATACAGCTGTGCCGGCGGACTGTTCTGCATCGAGATCGCATAGCGATAGAACCCGATCGCATCTTCGGATCGGTCGGTGTCGATGCACAGCTTCCCCATGATGTAGGCGGGGAAAAACTCGAGCTTGGGTGGGTCTTCGCTCTGTAATTTGCGGGCGTGGGCGACGAGGCCGTCGAATGCGTCCTTGTCCTTCTGGATCGCATCGACCTCTTCCTGGAACCGCAGCGTTAACTCCTCGTCCTGAGCATCCACCACCGGGAACGCGCGGGTCAACGCCGAAAACAGTTCGGGCCAATCCTTCTTCTGGCGATAGATGTGGACCAGGCCGACGAGCGCCCGCGGGTCGCGGGCCCCCCCCGGAGCGCCGCGATAAGCAGCCAGGGCGTCGTCGAAGCGGCCAGCCGCGACGTACTGGTCGGCCAGGAAGTAGGCCAGTGCGGCGTTCTGGGTGTCGGCTTCCTTCATCTTCTCCAGCCGGCCCAGCAGTTCGCCGTCCCGCTTGAGGTCAGTCAGAAGGTCCTTCAGAAGCTGGTAGGCATCCCGCCCTTTGATCTGCAACTGGGCGGCGAAGTATTTGTCGAGTTCTGCCAGCGCCTGCTCGGGCTTCTTGGTATCCCGGAACAGAAGGGCCAGGTTATAGCTGTGAATTCCCGGGCGCGACGGACGGTACTTCGACGCCTCGTCAAATGCCTTCAGGGCCAGTTCCGGTTGAGCGGACTGGAGGAACACATTGCCGAATTCATCGAACAGCGCCCCGGGCTCGCCAAGAAGATCCTTAATCTGCTCCGGGCTGAGCTTGCTGTCGGGCGCCTGCAGGGCATCAAAGACGAGCTTGTAGTAGTCGGATGCCTCCTGATTTTTTCCAACAGCTTTATGCAGGGCTCCCAGTTGCCGCTGCAGGGAAAGATACCGCCCCAGTTCCTTCTCCCTGGGAACCAGCGCCAGCCCCTCCTGCAGAAGGGCGATTGCCTCATCGACCTGTCGGACGCGCGTCAGGACGAGTGCCACTCCCTGGACCAGAATGATTCCTTCGGGTTTGAGGGCCGCTCCCTGCAGCGCATATTTCCGTGCCGCATCGAGGTCGCGCGCATCAAGCAGCGCGGGCACGAGGATCCGGTACGGTGTCAGCGATGAGGGGTCTTTCTCAACAGTCTTTTTCAGTGCCGCGAGCCCCTCGGAGTTTTCGCCGCGGGAATAGTGCAGCTGGGCCGTCATGAACCAGGCCAGCGCTTCGTCTTTCAGCTTCTCATCGCTCGTCTCCTCGTCTTTCGGGATAAACAGCGAAAGCGGGTCGTCCCCCTCCTGGACCGGCAGCCCCGGAAAGCGGGTGACAGGGGTCGGGGGGGCGGCTTCGGGCGCCTTGGCCGAGTCCTGCCCGGACGACGAAGCGGGGAGCAGCAGGCCGGTCATCGCCGTCAGCAGCCAGGTGCTCACCATTCGCCGGCAGACTGACCGTCTCAGAAATCCTGTCATCAACGCACACTCCCGGGTCCGATCCGTCCCATTGCCGTACGGAGACCATCAGCAGAAAGCAGACCGGACTCCCTTCGGCCACGCGGCTCGATTCTAGCAGTCTCAATTCGTAGCGAACAATTGGGACTCTTTGAGCCGTTCGCGGGGCTGTTGCGATCGAAAGTCGGCCGATACGATTGAGCGTTTCCCAGCCGTTTTCCGAACCGGCCTCGGTTTCCCCCTTCTTGATTGACCTGACTTCCTTCATGGCGACTTCGCCCACCGAACCCGGACCGTCCGGAGGTCCGCTTTCCGATCCTGACGGCG contains:
- a CDS encoding lysophospholipid acyltransferase family protein; translation: MSPPVRNELPPGHRRNAVWRSIQFVLQNVFTIWLQYRVRGLNNLPEGAALLVANHQSFLDPLLVGLSLHRPVSYLARDSLFKVPVIGWILRKTYVLPIRRDAAGTESLRISLRRLEEGFLVGVFPEGTRTRDGHLGPLKPGFVALVRRSRVPLVPVAISGAYEALPRGAFFLRPRAVRVVFGKPISPDELEAFQGRGSEVALVRLVTDRLNEALNEADAWRKM
- a CDS encoding tetratricopeptide repeat protein, which translates into the protein MTGFLRRSVCRRMVSTWLLTAMTGLLLPASSSGQDSAKAPEAAPPTPVTRFPGLPVQEGDDPLSLFIPKDEETSDEKLKDEALAWFMTAQLHYSRGENSEGLAALKKTVEKDPSSLTPYRILVPALLDARDLDAARKYALQGAALKPEGIILVQGVALVLTRVRQVDEAIALLQEGLALVPREKELGRYLSLQRQLGALHKAVGKNQEASDYYKLVFDALQAPDSKLSPEQIKDLLGEPGALFDEFGNVFLQSAQPELALKAFDEASKYRPSRPGIHSYNLALLFRDTKKPEQALAELDKYFAAQLQIKGRDAYQLLKDLLTDLKRDGELLGRLEKMKEADTQNAALAYFLADQYVAAGRFDDALAAYRGAPGGARDPRALVGLVHIYRQKKDWPELFSALTRAFPVVDAQDEELTLRFQEEVDAIQKDKDAFDGLVAHARKLQSEDPPKLEFFPAYIMGKLCIDTDRSEDAIGFYRYAISMQNSPPAQLYVDIALHLIQTDKFKPAIEILTEAVQHPSLDDERPYFLDLQIAALEMDGQTDKALEVVTQAKQDYPRALPLISREAWIYYHSQQWEKAIAAYEALIQAGPSLNAKQEMLNTWRFSLSAIYVHLENFDKGESILEELLAKEPENTQANNDLGYLWADRGKNLPRAKIMIEKALAAEPENAAYLDSMGWVQYRLGQFSEAKESLLKAVKDPKRQDATIWDHLGDVYDKLGDKEEAIKAWIKALEIEFEKPKQEEKLVKSLLQKVPADRIPKKDSSDSK
- a CDS encoding serine/threonine-protein kinase, yielding MNENLHDFFCAGCNERFLRRVDDPYCPRCGMLAATEQLLDPSQPTLLWRSSGDWAAERDREERAEDLHQLVGTRVHIYDCDQFLGRGGMGWVFLARHGVLHRPCALKILSPHLAERDPEYVERFRHEGRATAALNHPNIVTAHAIGEFEDLQFLEMEFVAGRSLQHMLNEHPLSPQRATSMAVGIAAGLSEAHRAGLIHRDLKPDNVLITHRGTPKISDFGLAKRISGGPGESAYTLAGTPHFMAPELFHGEPASRSSDVYALGVVYFQMLTGRLPFARDSMNELMDAVVHEKVPDVRRLRPEVPLEMAECLNLMLDKSPENRPADGNGALLLLEAVQGHLRDLDTLLHDALDREPGVTWKRRNGHYEVRVLLDDGRGQVVTLQNDTDTLDGEIVIFSVCCPSRADYYEQALRLNSTIGHGALSIRDIDGVPHFVMVNTYPRATIDPEEIRRTVRDVAAHADAVEHLLTGADRN
- a CDS encoding outer membrane protein assembly factor BamB family protein codes for the protein MSACSRRSFLLGMALAAGAGRSSRAAILRPGPLLWSRKVAMGEGDWPSREVVPAADSKQLYIPLIDRVLAIDLQTGEPAWPTLREKDDGAIYRGPASSQGLPSRAVTSAIVRDGRLLTLTGAISDAPASVRDFTHFPTLSAFDVGGSEGKLLWTQGLEGTLAASGWRAAALPALVGDSVWLPVVNQQRSMRPGLAELDPSNGSLRATVLMPVSPDGTANWAGNAPVSVGGRLFCRRIDGTVVAVSLADRRVEWRTEPRAARQTLKHAGIVPGAGMVHVATPDGRIEAIDTDDGQVRWTFDLEEENPQVCGLSGDQLICAGRRIWALDAATGAPRGRWGFVDTPPLGSVAIEGRAVAWSTERELVALDSSNGAVVGRDELAQSWNLTGGDTWSMGGRLVLVGGNRISVFRADRE